Proteins co-encoded in one Ananas comosus cultivar F153 linkage group 15, ASM154086v1, whole genome shotgun sequence genomic window:
- the LOC109721633 gene encoding replication protein A 70 kDa DNA-binding subunit B-like: protein MARSVTPGAIAALLANPTPDSPLEIPEIVVQVVDLKPIGSSTTRFTFMASDGAMKIKAMLPTHLASEINSGKLQNLGLIRIIDYTCNAIPNQPEKALIVTKCEVVSPSLETEIKSEVKEERSQSDVKKEEYKSEVKKEESSILLMPKQEIVAKSAAQIVNEQRGNAAPAARLAMTKRIHPLVSLNPYQGNWTIKVRVTNKGNLRTYKNARGEGQVFNVELTDEDGTQIQATMFNEAAKKFYPKFELGKVYYISKGSLRIANKQFKTVQNDYEMTLNENAIVEEAEGEVSIPETKFNFVKIDQLGSYVNGRELVDVIGVVQNVSPTLSIRRKSNNETIPKRDITIADDSNKTVTVSLWNDLATNIGQELLDMVDTAPIVAIKSLKVGDFQGVSLSTLTKSTVLINPDLPEAKKLKSWYDSEGKGASMASVGSDIVSSSRTGLRSMYSDRVFLSQITNDPSLGQDKPVFFSISVYISLIKADQTMWYRACTTCNKKVTEAVGGGYWCEGCQKNDDQCSLRYIMVIKVSDPTGEAWLSVFNEQAEKIIGCTADELDRIKTEEGDEKYQLKLKEATWVPHLFRVSVSQTEYMNEKRQRITVRAQAPLDCSAESRYLLEEIAKMSIS from the exons ATGGCGAGGTCGGTGACCCCGGGAGCCATCGCGGCGCTCCTCGCGAACCCGACGCCCGATTCGCCCTTGGAGATCCCGGAGATCGTCGTCCAGGTCGTCGATCTCAAGCCCATTGGTAGCAGCACCACCCGTTTCAC ATTCATGGCTAGTGATGGAGCGATGAAGATTAAAGCAATGCTTCCTACCCACCTTGCTTCTGAGATCAATTCTGGGAAGCTTCAGAACCTCGGCCTCATTCGTATCATTGATTACACTTGCAATGCCATCCCAAATCAACCTGAAAA GGCTTTAATTGTGACAAAGTGTGAGGTTGTGTCGCCTTCGCTTGAGACGGAGATAAAAAGTGAAGTGAAGGAAGAACGATCTCagagtgatgtaaagaaagaagaaTACAAAAGTGAAGTGAAGAAAGAAGAATCTTCAATTTTATTGATGCCTAAGCAGGAAATAGTGGCAAAATCTGCAGCACAGATTGTCAATGAGCAGCGTGGAAA TGCTGCTCCTGCTGCTCGGTTGGCCATGACAAAAAGAATTCATCCTCTTGTTTCCTTGAACCCCTATCAAGGCAATTGGACCATAAAAGTTCGGGTAACAAATAAAGGTAACTTGAGAACATACAAGAATGCAAGAGGAGAAGGCCAGGTCTTCAATGTAGAATTGACTGATGAAGAT GGTACCCAAATACAAGCCACCATGTTTAATGAAGCTGCAAAGAAGTTTTACCCTAAATTTGAATTAGGGAAGGTTTATTACATCTCAAAAGGATCCCTCAGAATTGCAAATAAACAGTTCAAAACAGTCCAGAATGATTACGAGATGACATTAAATGAAAATGCTATAGTTGAAGAGGCAGAAGGCGAAGTGTCCATTCCAGAaacgaaatttaattttgtgAAAATTGATCAGCTCGGATCATATGTTAATGGCAGGGAGCTTGTAG ATGTGATTGGTGTTGTTCAGAATGTTTCTCCAACTTTAAGTATTCGGCGGAAGAGCAATAATGAAACCATCCCAAAGCGTGATATTACTATTGCAGATGATTC GAACAAAACTGTAACAGTTTCTCTCTGGAATGATCTAGCAACAAATATTGGCCAGGAGTTGTTGGACATGGTAGATACAGCTCCTATAGTAGCCATCAAAAGCCTAAAAGTAGGGGATTTTCAAG GGGTTTCCCTTTCAACTTTAACCAAAAGCACTGTACTGATAAATCCAGATTTACCTGAAGCAAAGAAGCTTAAATCTTG GTATGATTCTGAAGGGAAGGGTGCTTCAATGGCTTCTGTTGGTTCAGATATTGTCTCTTCTTCTAGGACTGGCTTAAGGTCCATGTATTCTGATAGAGTATTCCTTTCTCAAATTACCAATGACCCTTCATTGGGTCAGGATAAG CCTGTCTTCTTCAGCATAAGTGTTTACATCAGCCTCATCAAGGCGGATCAAACAATGTGGTATCGAGCTTGCACAACGTGCAATAAGAAAGTGACTGAAGCTGTTGGTGGTGGATACTGGTGCGAAGGTTGCCAAAAGAATGATGATCAATGTTCATTAAG GTATATAATGGTCATCAAGGTTTCAGACCCTACTGGTGAAGCTTGGCTCTCAGTTTTCAACGAACAAGCTGAAAAGATTATTGGTTGCACTGCTGATGAGCTTGACAGGATAAAGACTGAG GAGGGAGATGAGAAGTATCAGCTCAAATTGAAAGAAGCAACATGGGTTCCTCATCTGTTTCGGGTCAGCGTGTCGCAGACTGAGTACATGAATGAGAAGCGCCAAAGGATAACTGTGAGGGCCCAAGCGCCACTGGACTGTTCTGCTGAATCAAGATATTTACTGGAGGAGATTGCAAAAATGTCCATCTCTTAA